The DNA segment AGGGGGCCGCCGACGGCGAAGCCGGCGGCGAGGACGGCGAGCACCGCCCGCGGCAGGAACATCAGCAGCGCCGCGACGACGAACATCAGGCCGTAGTGCGGCAGGATCACCGCGATCGGCGTGCCGAGCAGAGTCAGACCGACCCCGATGACGAGGAGGTAGAGGCCGCGCAGGAGGATCGACGCGGTGTCCAGGAGCGGCCGGGTCGAGCGCGTCGCCCCGCCGGACATCAGGCCGATCGAGACGCCCGCGAGGACGGCGAAGAGGACGGCGCTGCGGCCGTCCCAGATCATCTCGCGCTCGGCGGGGGCGAGGTGCGCCGCGAACATCCCGAGCACGGCGAGACCGCGCGCGACGTCGAGGCCGACGATGCGGGTCGGAGCGGCGGCCATCATTCCTCCATCGTCTCAAAAGCGGCGGGCGGGGCTGCGCGGCCCGGCCGCAGAACGACGGACGGGCGCCCGACCGGTGAGGTCGAGCGCCCGTGGGGCCGGTCCGGATCGCTCCGGAGCGGACGTGACTACTGGCGGAAGATCGAGATCAGTCGCAGCAGCTCGAGGTACATCCAGACGACGGTGACGAGGATGCCGTAGGCGCCCGTCCAGCCGTAGATGCGCGGGGCGCCGTTGCGGACGCCCTGCTGGATGAACTCGAAGTCCATCACGAGGGAGTAGGTGGCGAGCGCGATGGCGATGAGGCCGATCACGATGCCGATGAAGCCGGTGCGGAGACCGAAGCCGCCGCCGACGCCGAACAGGCCGAGGCCGAGGTTGATCAGCGAGAAGACCGCGTAGCTGATCATGCCGATGAAGAAGATCTTGTTCAGCTTCGGCGAGGTGCGGATCTTGCCGTTCATGAACAGCGCCAGGGTGACGCCGATCACGACGAACGTCGCGAGCAGGGCCTGGACGACCGCGCCCTCGTAGAGGCTCTCGAAGACGCCCGAGATCCCGCCGACGGCGATGCCCTGGAAGGCGGCGTAGCCGAGGATCAGACCCGGCGACGGCACCTTCTTGAAGGCGTTGACGATGCCGAGGACCAGCGCGACGAGCACGGCCGGCAGCATCAGCCCGGGGACGAACCAGCCCACCGCGGCACCCGCGAGGAGCACGACGAAGGCGAGTGCCGTCTTCGCGAGGGTGTCCTCGACGGTCATCCGGTTGGTGTCGGCCGAGCCCGCGGCCGGACGGTTGTACATCTGGTCGAGCGTGCCGGGCGACACGTCCGGGACGTCCTGCACGCGGCCGGCGTAGCCCCGGTTGCTGAACTCCGGACGACCGAACGCCGGGTTGTTGCTTGCCATGGTTCCTCTTCTCTCAGGTGCGCTCGACGGTGACGGACGGATCCGTCGGGACTCGCGGAGCTGAGTCGCTGTGACTGCGGGATCCACCGGCTGCCCTCTCGGGCCACAGGCGGTAGGTCCACAGTATCTGAGAACATCTCTCAGAGTCTGGCTATTCCCTTCGCGGGAGCCCCGGTTCCGCCCGGAGTCGGCTGCCGCCGCCCGTAGGATCGCCGCATGCCGACCCGTCCCGTCCCGCTCGTCATCGGCCACCGTGGGGCCAGCGGCTACCGCCCGGAGCACACCAGATCGGCCTACGAGCTCGCGATCGCGCTCGGCGCCGACGCCGTCGAGCCGGATCTCGTCGCCTCGCGCGACGGGGTGCTGGTGCTCCGGCACGAGAACGAGATCTCCGGCACGACTGACGTGGAACGTCGCCCCGAGTTCGCGCAGCGTCGCACGACGAAGCGCGTCGATGGAAAGGAGATCACCGGCTGGTTCACCGAGGACTTCACCTGGGCCGAGCTGTCGACCCTGCGGGCGCGGGAGCGGCTGCCGGCCGTCCGCGCCTCGAGCGCCACCTTCGACGGGCAGTTCCCGATCCTGCGCTTCAGCGATCTCCTCGCCCTGCTCGACCGGGCGGGGGAGGAGTCGCCCCTGTCGCCGCCGGGGCTCGTGGCCGAGATCAAGCACGCCACGTACTTCGATGCGCTGGGTCTGCCGCTGGACGTCCTCCTCGAGCAGGAGCTGGCCGCGGCGGGCTGGGCGCGCACCGATCCGCGTCTCACGATCGAGAGCTTCGAGAAGACCGTCCTGGAGCGCCTCGCCGTCCGCGGAGTGGGCGCCCGGCGCGTCTACCTGATCGAGTCGCGCGGCACTCCGCCCGACCTCGTGGCGGCGCACGGCTCGCGGGCGACGCCCTACGCCGACTTCGTCACTCCCGCCGGCCTCCGCGGACTGGCGGGGACGGTCGACGGCGTCAGCGTCGACAAGAGCATGCTGTTCGGCCGGGATGGCGCGGGGCGGGCCGTGGGGACGAACTCGCTGGTCGCCGACGCCCACGCGGTCGGGCTGCAGGTCTACACCTGGACGCTGCGCGCCGAGAACCGCTTCCTGGAGAAGGTGCACCGGATCGGCAAGGAGCCGGAGGCGTACGGCGCCTGGCAGGACGAGTTCCGCGCGATCCTGCGCACCGGGATCGACGGGGTGTTCGCCGATCAGCCGGACCTGGCGATCGAGGCGCGCGCCGCCGAGGACGACGCCTGGGCGGGGTCCGCCGGCTGATCCCGAGCGCGCGGTCCGGCGAGTGCGCAGGCGACCGGGAGCCTCCGCTGGCATCATCGGGCCGACGACCCCGCCGCCCGGCGCCTCCCGCCGTGCCGACCGACCCCGCCCCGCGCATCCCGAGAGGAGCCCGACCGTGAAGACCCGCGCCCGCATCACCCGCCGCTGGATCGTGTTCGCCGTGCTCGCCGCGCTCGGGGTCGCCGTGGTCTACGGACTCGCCGTGCTCACCCCGCAGGGGCAGGCGGCCGAGAACTCCGGGCTGCGCGGCGCCGACCTGGTCTTCGGCCGGGCCACCGGCACCGCGGCGGGCGCGCTCGCCGACGTCACCCCGGTGTCGATGATCGGCGGTGCGCTGCTGGTCGCGGCGATCGCGCTGATCCGCCGGCGTCCGGCGCTGGCGCTCGCCTCCGTCGGCTCGATCGTGGTCACGGCCGGGCTGACGCAGCTGCTGAAGAACGTGGTGCTCGAGCGGCCGCTGCTCGTGGAGACCGACTCCTGGTACACCGGCGGCAGCTTCCCGAGCGGGCACACCGCGGCGGCGGTGTCGGTGGTCTTCGCGCTGGCGATGGTCGTCCCGGGGCGCGGGCGCACGGTCGTGCTGGCGATCGGCGGCGCCGTGGTGGTGCTGGTCGGGAATCTGACGATGGCCGCCTCCTGGCACCGCGCGAGCGATGTGCTGGGCGCCGATCTGGTCGGTCTCGCCTCCGCCTCCCTGGCCTGCGCCTGGCTGTCGACGCGGGCGCAGGTGGGGCGGGCGCCGCGGAAGCCGCCGCGCCGGGCGGTGCTGCGGGTGCTGCTCGTCTGCTCGGTCGTGCTCGTGCTGACGCTCGGGGCGCTCGCCGTGCAGGGCATCCAGTACTACCCGGACGACACGAAGGACCTCACGGCGTTCGTGCTGCTGCAGGTGCTCGCGGTGGCGACCTCCACCGTCGCGGTGGTCGGCTTCGCGCTGGCCTGGCGCGGTCTGGACATCGGCGGGACGCTCTCCGCGCCCGTGCGGCGGCCGCGCGCCGCCTGATCGGGGCCCGACCGCGCGGCGTCCCGCGGCGGGGTGTCGGAGGCGCGATCTACACTCGGAGGGACATGAGCCTCCTCTTCGATCCGAGCGATTCCCGCGCCACCCCGGTCATCGTCGGCGCGCCCGGCGGGCCCTCCGGCGACTCCGCGCGCACCGACCCCGAGCACGAGCGCCTCGTCGCGGGGCTCAACCCGCAGCAGCGCGAGGCGGTCGAGTACCGCGGTGACGCGCTGCTCATCGTCGCGGGCGCCGGGTCGGGCAAGACCAGCGTGCTGACGCGGCGCATCGCGAGCCTGCTCGGCAGCGGCGAGGCCTGGCCCAGCCAGATCCTCGCGATCACCTTCACCAACAAGGCCGCCGCCGAGATGCGCGAGCGCGTCGAGAAGATCGTCGGCCAGGCCGCCGAGGGGATGTGGATCTCGACGTTCCACTCCGCCTGCGTGCGGATCCTGCGGCGCGAGGCCGAGAACTTCGGGATGACCTCCTCGTTCACCATCTACGACTCGGGCGACCAGCGGGCGCTGCTCAAGCGGATCGTGAAGGACCTCGAGGCGGACTCGCTCGGCATCACGGTCGCGAGCGCCTCCTCGAAGATCTCGAAGCTCAAGAACGAGCTCGCCGACGTCGACTCCTACGCGCGGACCGCGAACATGAGCGACCCGAACGAGGAGATGTTCCTCCAGGTCTTCCGCGCCTACTCGCGCGCGCTCGAGAGCGCGAACGCCTTCGACTTCGACGACCTGATCGCGCAGACGGTCTACCTCTTCCGCGCCTTCCCGCACGTCGCGGCGAAGTACCAGCGCCGCTTCCGGCACGTGATGGTCGACGAGTACCAGGACACGAACCACGCGCAGTACTCGCTGATCCACGAGCTGACCCGGGCCGTGCCGCCGGCCACGATCGCGGCGGCCGCCTTCGACCGGCCCTACCGGGGCCCGGTGACGGCCGACGGATCGATCCCCGGGGCCTCGCTCACGGTCGTCGGCGACTCCGACCAGTCGATCTACGCGTTCCGCGGAGCGGACATCCGCAACATCGTCGAGTTCGAGCGCGACTTCCCGGGCTGCCGGGTGATCCTGCTCGAGCAGAACTACCGCTCCACCCAGAACATCCTCTCGGCCGCGAACGCCGTCATCTCGAACAACTTCGACCGCCGCGCGAAGAACCTCTGGTCGGCCAGCGGCGAGGGCGAGAAGATCATCGGCTACACCGGGTACTCCGGCCACGACGAGGCGCAGTTCGTCGTCGACGAGATCGCCCGGATCCACGCGGCCGGCACCGGCTACGACGAGATCGCGGTGTTCTACCGCACCAACGCGCAGACCCGCGCGCTGGAGGAGATCTTCATCCGCTCGGCGCTGCCCTACCGGATCCTCGGCGGCACCAAGTTCTACGAGCGCGCCGAGATCAAGGACGCGCTCGCCTACCTGATCACCGTCGCCAACCCGGCGGACGTGCTGGCGCTGCGGCGGATCATGAACACGCCCAAGCGCGGCATCGGCCCGGCGACCGAGGCGCAGCTGCAGTCCTTCGCGGACACCAACGCGGTGACGCTGCGCGAGGCGATGCGGAACGCCGGGTCGCTCGGCATGGGCCCGAAGGTGACGAAGGCGATCGTCGACCTCGCGACGCTCCTCGACGAGTGCGCGCTGATGCTCGACCCGGGGCGGCCCGAGGGCGAGGCGAAGGTGCACGAGGTGCTGTCGGCGCTGCTCTCCCGCAGCGGGTACATCGACATGCTCCGCGCCAGCCGCGACCCGCAGGACGAGGCGCGCGCCGAGAACGTCGACGAGCTGATCGCCGTGACGAAGGAGTTCGCGCGCAACAACCCCGACGGCGGTCTGGTCGACTTCCTCACCGAGGTGTCGCTGGTCGCCGCGGCGGACGACCTCGACGACGACTCGGGGACCGTGTCGCTGATGACCCTGCACACCGCGAAGGGGCTCGAGTACGACGCGGTGTTCCTCACCGGCATCGAGGAGGACCTGCTCCCGCACCGCATCTCGGCGAACGAGCCGGGCGGCCCGGCGGAGGAGCGGCGGCTGTTCTACGTGGGCATCACCCGCGCGCGCAAGCGGCTCTACCTCTCGCTCGCGATGACCCGGGCGCAGTACGGCGAGACCTCGGTCGCGATGCCGAGCCGGTTCCTCCAGGAGATCCCGGCCGAGCTGATCGAGTGGCGGCAGTCGCCGGGGGCGGCGACCTCGCGCGGCGGCACGCAGCCGCGGGCGCTGAACGCGCAGCGTCCCGGCTTCGGCCGCTCGAAGTCGAACACCGAGTTCCGCCAGGCGCTCGCCGCGGCGCCGAAGGCGAAGGGCGAGTTCCCCAACCGGATCACCGGGATGGTGCGCGACAACGGCGACCTCGAGCTGATCGCGGGCGACCGCATCCGGCACACCGACTTCGGCGAGGGCCGCGTGAACGCGGTCACCGGCGAGGGCAGCAAGCGGGTCGCGCACGTGCTCTTCGACCAGGTCGGCGCCAAGAAGCTGCTGATCAAGGTCGCGCCCATCGAGAAGATCTGAGCCGGTCGGAATGCCCCGTGCCGGTCGACGAGTCGTGAGCCGCTTCAGGGGCCCTGCGGGCGACTCCGGGTCGAGGGGGCGCGGGCCGCTCGCGGCGCGGGTGGCGACGGAGGCGTTCGCGCCGCCGGTGCTGGCGATGGTCGTCCCGCTGATCGTGGGCGCGCGGGTCGCCGATCCGCCGCTGCTCGGCGTGGCCTGGGGAGCACTCGCGGCGCTGTTCGTCGGCGTGCTGCCGTACCTCGTCGTGCGGCTGCTGATGCGCGCGGGGCGGATCCGCGGCGATCACCACGTGCCGGACCGCCGCGAGCGGGCCCTGCCGATCGGGCTCGCGCTGGTCTCGATCGTGGTCGGGCTCGTGCTGCTCGCCGTGCTCGGCGCGCCGGCCGCGGTGACGACGTTCGGCGTGGTGACGGTCGCGGTGCTCGCGGTGATCGGGATCGTCAACCTCGGCTGGAAGCTGTCGGGGCACGCCGCGGTCGTCGCGACCTGCGCGGTGGTGGTGCTGATCGCCTACGGCCCGTGGTCGCTGCTGATCACCGTGCCGATCGCGCTCTGGACCGGCTGGTCGCGCGTGCGCCTCAGCGCGCACACTCCCGCTCAGGTGATCGCGGGCGCCCTGGTCGGCGCCGTGCTCGCCTCGCTGGTCTGGTCCCTCCTGAGCTGACCCCCGCCGCGAGATGCCACTTGTGCACGCTCGACACGGCGTGTCGCGTGCACAAGTGGCATCTCGCGGCGGGGGAGGGGGCTACTTGTCGCAGGCGATGCCGTCGCCGTCGTTGTCGAGGTCGTACTCGTCGGGGCCGACGACCGTGACCGGGCCCTGGATGTAGACCGGGCCGTTGCCGGAGCCCGCGGCGCAGTCGCCGTCGGAGGCGATCGGGACGCACTCGCCGGCGTAGCTGGAGTGGCAGCCGGCGTCGGCTGCCGCGGCGACCGGGGCGGGGGCCGGGACCAGCGTGCCGACGCGGGTGACGTCGTCGACCGCGGGTGTGGTGACCGCCTCCGACAGCTGCGCGCGGGAGACCTCGACGCCGTCGTGCTTGACGACCTCGAAGGTGCGGGTGAGCACGCCGTCGACGCCGGCGACGACGGTGCTCGTGCCCTGCGCGGCGCTCGGGTCGTCCTCGGTGCGCGAGGAGCGGGCGATGGGAGCGGTCTCGGTGACCTGCTCGGTCGTGATCACGACGGTCGGGGTCGGGGTCGGCGTCGGCGTGCGCGTGGGCGCCGGCGTGGTCGTGCGGATCGGAGCGGCGGCGAACGACGCCGGGCTCTCGGTACCGGACGCCACCGCCTGCTCGTCGGCCGGCGCGGACGTGGCTCCGAACGCCGACGTGCTCAGGACGAGCACGAGCATCGCGGCGGCCCCCGTCATGGCTGAGGCGCGGCGGCGGCGCGGCAGTCCGAGCCAGGTCGGCCGGCGCAGGAGCACGCCGTAGGCGGCCGTGATCAGCACGACGAGAGCGGCCAGGATCAGCGCCGACCAGGGCCCGCCCGTCAGCCAGGCGACGAGGGCGAGGAAGGCGGTGACGCCACCGACGACCCACTGCAGCGGGGTGAGGCGGAGGCGGGTGAGCCGCAGCGATCCCGCCCGCAGCGGCCGGCGCCCGGACGGGCTGCGGTCCGCGGAGGCGGGGGCGGCGGGAACGCTGTCCTGCGGGCGACCCGCGGACCGGAGGAGGGCGGGCAGGGCGGCCGCCCGCCGGCGGACGGCGGAACGCGGATCGGCGGAGCGGGCGTTCCGGCGGGCGCGACCCGGCAGATCGGGCGGGAGGTGCGGGTGGCGGGGGCTCATCGGCGTTTCTTCCTGGTGGCGCGGCGGGACGCCTCAGCATGCCCCACGAGACCCCGCCTCCGTGTCCCCCGTACAGGGCGGCATCCGAAGGACGCCCGCCCCCGCGAGATGCCACTTATGAGCGCGACACGCCGGGAAAGGCGTGCACAAGTGGCATCTCGCGGGGAGGGGCGGACCCGGGCCGGGGTCAGGAGTACTGGGCGACGAGCTCGCGCTTCAGGATCTTGCCGCTGGGGCCGAGCGGGAGAGCGTCGACGAGCTCGATGCGGCGGGGGAACTTGAAGGCGGCGAGGTGCTCGTTCGCGTAGGCGATCAGCTCCTCCGCGGTCGCCGTCGCCGAGGGCAGCAGCACGACGGCGGCCATGATCTCCTGGCCGTGCTTCTCGTCGGGGACGCCGAAGACGGCGGCGTTGGCCACGGCGGAGTGCCCGATCAGGACCTCCTCGACCTCGCGCGGGTACACGTTGTAGCCGTTGCGGATGATCATGTCCTTGGTCCGGTCGAGGATGCGGATGTAGTCCTCGTCGTCCTTGGTGCCGAGGTCGCCGGTGCGGAACCAGCCGTCGACGACCGCGGCGGCCGAGGCCTCGGGGTTGCCGAGGTAGCCCTTCATCAGGTTGTGGCCGCGGACCACGATCTCGCCCAGCTCGCCGCGGGGGGAGCAGCTCGATCCGGTCGACGACCTCGGCGCGGGCGACCTCGACGTCCACACCCCAGATCGGCGTGCCGACGGTGCCGGCGCGCGGCGGGACGCCGACGTGGTTGAAGGTGGCGACGGGGGAGGTCTCGGTGAGGCCGTAGCCCTCGTAGATCTCGACGCCGAACACCTCGCGGAAGCGCTCGATCACGGCGACGGGCAGGGCCGCTCCTCCGGAGACCGCGTAGCGCAGCGGTGGGCGGTCCTCGCGGCGGGTCGCGGCGTCGAGCAGCGCGACGTACATCGTCGGGACGCCCTCGAACACGGTGCACTCGTGCGCGATCATCGCCTCGAGCGCGGCGTCGCCGTCGAACTTGGGCACGAGCACCACGGTCGCGGCGGTGCGGAACGCGGTGTTCATCGCGCAGACCTGGCCGAAGGTGTGGAAGAGCGGCAGCGCGCCGAGCACGACGTCGCCCTGGTGCAGGTCGAAGGTGTTCATCAGGAGCACGTCGGACTGCGAGACGATCGCGAAGTGCGTGCCCTCGGCTCCCTTGGGTCGCCCGGTGGTGCCGCTGGTGTAGAGGATCGTCGCGGTGTCGAACGGCGAGCGCGGCACGTAGGTGTCGATCGGCGTCGCGTCGGCGGCGAGGTCCTCGAGGCGGGGGAACGGGCTCTCCGTGCCGTCGGGCACCAGGACGCTCAGCACGGGCACGTCGGCCAGGGCCGCTCCGGCGGCGCCCTCGGCCAGCAGCGGGGCGGCGCAGATCAGAGCGGTCGCTCCGGAGTCGCGCAGCACGTAGGCGATCTCGTCGTGCTTGAGCAGCGCGTGCACCGGCACCACGACGGCGCCCAGGGCGAGGACGGCGAAGTAGCCGCGCGGGAAGTCGGGGACGTTCGGGATCAGCAGCGCGACCCGGTCGCCGGGGCCGATGCCCTGCGCGCGGAGAGCACCGGCGTAGGCGCGGGTCTGCTCCCAGAGGGTCCCGTAGTCGATGGCCTGCGGGCCGACCCGGACCGCGATCGTCCGCGGCGTGCGGCGGGCCGCCTCCGCCAGGATCGCCGCGACCGAGACGCTGCCGAACCCGGCCGGGGGCGGGGGTGCGGCGGGTGCCTCGGCGGTTCGCGGTTCGGTGATGCTCATCGGGGCTCCAGTCGTCGTTGACGGCCCTGGCGGTGTGCCGGGTTCTCCACGGTAGATCCGGGGGAGGCGCCGTTCAAGGGCGCCGCACCGGATGCTCAGCGTGCGCGCTCGGGGTGCCGGAGCACGACGAGCGGGCCCGGAACACTCAGCGCCAGGCTGTGGCTGACCGAGCCGAGCAGCAGGCGCAGGAACGCGCCGCGTCCGTGACTCCCGATCACGAGGAGGCGCGAGGAGGCCGCGAGCGCGGTGAGGCGCTCGACCGGGTCGCCGCGGACGAGCGAGCGGCGCACCTCGAGATCGGGGTGCGAGTCGCCGAGGCCGACCAGCGACTCGGCGAGCAGGAGGTTCTCGTCCTCCTCGATCGCCTCGATGACGCGGCGCTCGACGGGCACGGAGTCGCTCCAGGCGCCGGGGAGCTGCCAGGCGTGCAGGGCGAGCAGCGGCTCGTGCCGGCGGTCGGCCTCGTCGGCGGCGAAGCGGATCGCCGAGAGCGAGACTTCCGAGCCGTCCGCGCCGACGGCGATTCCCGTCCGGGTCCGCTCCCCGCCGTCGGGCTCGGGGATCAGCGCGACGGCCGAGCGGGAGGCCGCGGCGACCCGCACGGCGACCGGGGCGCTCCGGGCGACGGCGCGGCGGCTGAGCGGATGGGCGCCGAGGACGAGCAGGGCGCCGGCCGGAGCGGCGTCGGCGAGCACGTGGACGGTCGCACCCTCGAGCACCCGCGAGCGCACGGTCACCTCCGGGGCGTCCGCCGCGGCGACCGAGCGGGCCTCGTCGAGGGCCTCGTCCGCGAGCACGCGTTGAGCAGAGCCCGCGCCGCCCAGGCCGGCCCGGGGCGGCTCGACCACGGCGACGAGCTCGACGGGCAGGCGATGCGCCCGCGCGAACTCGAGCGCCCAGTGCAGGGCGGCCCCGCTCCGGCCCGCTCCGCCGATCCCGACCACGACCGCGTCCATGAACGCCTCCTCTTCGAGTGCCCGCAGGCGTCATCATCCTCTCCGGACGGCGAGAAGGGCAGTGCCGATGCTCCCGAGCCGGCGCCCGTACAGTCGGTCGAGCCGCCGGGTCGATCGGACGACCGCGCCGGCGAAGCGACGAGCACGGAGGAGGACGGTATGCGCGGCGAGGCGACGCTCTACACCGAGACGATCGCGACGGCGCCGTTCGCGCTGGCCGTGATCGCGGAGGCGACCGGCTCGCGGGTGGTCGGCGCGCGCACCGCGGATGCGCACGTCCCGCTCTACAGCGGCCCGACCAGCGCGCGGGTCTCGGTCGCGGGCTTCGGCGACAGCGTGCCGATCAGCGTCGACGTCCGCGACGAGCGCGGGCAGGACGAGGCGCGGGCCGCCGCGCAGGCGCTCGGGCTGGAGCTCGCCGCCTACGCGGGCTGGACGATCACGGCCGGCTTCTGAGACCCCGGTCGGACTCCGCGCGCACCCGGGCCAGGAAGAACCGGCTCGGCGCCGTGCGCACCGCGGTCGGCAGGGCGCGGTAGACGGCGAAGGTGCCGGCGAGCGCCCGGTCGAACCGCCTC comes from the Rathayibacter festucae DSM 15932 genome and includes:
- a CDS encoding phosphatase PAP2 family protein, with the protein product MKTRARITRRWIVFAVLAALGVAVVYGLAVLTPQGQAAENSGLRGADLVFGRATGTAAGALADVTPVSMIGGALLVAAIALIRRRPALALASVGSIVVTAGLTQLLKNVVLERPLLVETDSWYTGGSFPSGHTAAAVSVVFALAMVVPGRGRTVVLAIGGAVVVLVGNLTMAASWHRASDVLGADLVGLASASLACAWLSTRAQVGRAPRKPPRRAVLRVLLVCSVVLVLTLGALAVQGIQYYPDDTKDLTAFVLLQVLAVATSTVAVVGFALAWRGLDIGGTLSAPVRRPRAA
- a CDS encoding phosphatase PAP2 family protein, with amino-acid sequence MSRFRGPAGDSGSRGRGPLAARVATEAFAPPVLAMVVPLIVGARVADPPLLGVAWGALAALFVGVLPYLVVRLLMRAGRIRGDHHVPDRRERALPIGLALVSIVVGLVLLAVLGAPAAVTTFGVVTVAVLAVIGIVNLGWKLSGHAAVVATCAVVVLIAYGPWSLLITVPIALWTGWSRVRLSAHTPAQVIAGALVGAVLASLVWSLLS
- a CDS encoding ATP-dependent helicase, which codes for MSLLFDPSDSRATPVIVGAPGGPSGDSARTDPEHERLVAGLNPQQREAVEYRGDALLIVAGAGSGKTSVLTRRIASLLGSGEAWPSQILAITFTNKAAAEMRERVEKIVGQAAEGMWISTFHSACVRILRREAENFGMTSSFTIYDSGDQRALLKRIVKDLEADSLGITVASASSKISKLKNELADVDSYARTANMSDPNEEMFLQVFRAYSRALESANAFDFDDLIAQTVYLFRAFPHVAAKYQRRFRHVMVDEYQDTNHAQYSLIHELTRAVPPATIAAAAFDRPYRGPVTADGSIPGASLTVVGDSDQSIYAFRGADIRNIVEFERDFPGCRVILLEQNYRSTQNILSAANAVISNNFDRRAKNLWSASGEGEKIIGYTGYSGHDEAQFVVDEIARIHAAGTGYDEIAVFYRTNAQTRALEEIFIRSALPYRILGGTKFYERAEIKDALAYLITVANPADVLALRRIMNTPKRGIGPATEAQLQSFADTNAVTLREAMRNAGSLGMGPKVTKAIVDLATLLDECALMLDPGRPEGEAKVHEVLSALLSRSGYIDMLRASRDPQDEARAENVDELIAVTKEFARNNPDGGLVDFLTEVSLVAAADDLDDDSGTVSLMTLHTAKGLEYDAVFLTGIEEDLLPHRISANEPGGPAEERRLFYVGITRARKRLYLSLAMTRAQYGETSVAMPSRFLQEIPAELIEWRQSPGAATSRGGTQPRALNAQRPGFGRSKSNTEFRQALAAAPKAKGEFPNRITGMVRDNGDLELIAGDRIRHTDFGEGRVNAVTGEGSKRVAHVLFDQVGAKKLLIKVAPIEKI
- a CDS encoding glycerophosphodiester phosphodiesterase family protein, with amino-acid sequence MPTRPVPLVIGHRGASGYRPEHTRSAYELAIALGADAVEPDLVASRDGVLVLRHENEISGTTDVERRPEFAQRRTTKRVDGKEITGWFTEDFTWAELSTLRARERLPAVRASSATFDGQFPILRFSDLLALLDRAGEESPLSPPGLVAEIKHATYFDALGLPLDVLLEQELAAAGWARTDPRLTIESFEKTVLERLAVRGVGARRVYLIESRGTPPDLVAAHGSRATPYADFVTPAGLRGLAGTVDGVSVDKSMLFGRDGAGRAVGTNSLVADAHAVGLQVYTWTLRAENRFLEKVHRIGKEPEAYGAWQDEFRAILRTGIDGVFADQPDLAIEARAAEDDAWAGSAG
- a CDS encoding universal stress protein, with amino-acid sequence MDAVVVGIGGAGRSGAALHWALEFARAHRLPVELVAVVEPPRAGLGGAGSAQRVLADEALDEARSVAAADAPEVTVRSRVLEGATVHVLADAAPAGALLVLGAHPLSRRAVARSAPVAVRVAAASRSAVALIPEPDGGERTRTGIAVGADGSEVSLSAIRFAADEADRRHEPLLALHAWQLPGAWSDSVPVERRVIEAIEEDENLLLAESLVGLGDSHPDLEVRRSLVRGDPVERLTALAASSRLLVIGSHGRGAFLRLLLGSVSHSLALSVPGPLVVLRHPERAR
- a CDS encoding G5 domain-containing protein, with the translated sequence MSPRHPHLPPDLPGRARRNARSADPRSAVRRRAAALPALLRSAGRPQDSVPAAPASADRSPSGRRPLRAGSLRLTRLRLTPLQWVVGGVTAFLALVAWLTGGPWSALILAALVVLITAAYGVLLRRPTWLGLPRRRRASAMTGAAAMLVLVLSTSAFGATSAPADEQAVASGTESPASFAAAPIRTTTPAPTRTPTPTPTPTVVITTEQVTETAPIARSSRTEDDPSAAQGTSTVVAGVDGVLTRTFEVVKHDGVEVSRAQLSEAVTTPAVDDVTRVGTLVPAPAPVAAAADAGCHSSYAGECVPIASDGDCAAGSGNGPVYIQGPVTVVGPDEYDLDNDGDGIACDK
- a CDS encoding Bax inhibitor-1/YccA family protein, which codes for MASNNPAFGRPEFSNRGYAGRVQDVPDVSPGTLDQMYNRPAAGSADTNRMTVEDTLAKTALAFVVLLAGAAVGWFVPGLMLPAVLVALVLGIVNAFKKVPSPGLILGYAAFQGIAVGGISGVFESLYEGAVVQALLATFVVIGVTLALFMNGKIRTSPKLNKIFFIGMISYAVFSLINLGLGLFGVGGGFGLRTGFIGIVIGLIAIALATYSLVMDFEFIQQGVRNGAPRIYGWTGAYGILVTVVWMYLELLRLISIFRQ